One Triticum dicoccoides isolate Atlit2015 ecotype Zavitan chromosome 5B, WEW_v2.0, whole genome shotgun sequence genomic window carries:
- the LOC119305670 gene encoding serine carboxypeptidase 1-like → MTSLSSYVLLLSCVATLHANAYASQEARLREFISSRKNIDSTTDTFRVRSIAERVAGSLSAESSASDQGSLKAADKITALPGQPEGVDFDQYGGYVAVDEENGRALFYYLVESPSGASDKPLVLWLNGGPGCSSLGYGAMQELGPFRVTEDNKTLSRNLNSWNNVANLIFLESPAGVGFSYSNTSSDYDLSGDERTAADAYVFLVRWLERFPEYKGRAFYVSGESYAGHYAPQLAATILLHNTYNNRTIVNLQGILVGNPYLDDKRNNQGTIDFFWTHGVMSDEVYANVTKHCDSAGKACSGAWDAFDASQIDAYNIYAPVCVDAPDGAYHPSGYLPGYDPCSDYPTIAYLNDPAVQEAFHARMTEWSPCRNFTWKDAPVTMLPSIKFLIENKLPVWIFSGDFDSVCPLPATRYSIQDLGLPVATPWRPWVAKEEVAGYVQQYAGGLTFLSVRGAGHLVPSFQPERALIMLTSFLKGMLPPYIQD, encoded by the exons ATGACGAGCCTCTCTTCTTATGTCTTGCTTCTCAGTTGCGTGGCCACACTGCACGCCAATGCATATGCATCCCAAGAGGCACGGCTGAGAGAGTTCATCTCGTCTAGGAAGAACATCGACAGCACCACCGACACGTTTAGAGTGCGTAGCATAGCCGAGAGGGTCGCTGGCAGCCTGAGCGCGGAGAGCTCTGCCTCTGACCAGGGCTCTCTCAAGGCGGCCGATAAGATCACGGCGCTGCCGGGCCAGCCGGAGGGCGTCGACTTCGACCAGTACGGGGGGTACGTGGCCGTCGACGAGGAGAACGGCCGCGCCCTCTTCTACTACCTCGTCGAGTCGCCTTCAGGTGCCTCGGACAAGCCACTCGTCTTGTGGCTCAATGGAG GGCCAGGATGCTCGTCTCTGGGCTACGGTGCAATGCAGGAGCTCGGCCCCTTCCGCGTGACCGAAGACAACAAAACGCTCAGCAGAAACCTAAACTCCTGGAACAACG TGGCTAATCTGATCTTCCTGGAGTCGCCTGCTGGTGTTGGATTCTCCTACTCCAACACGTCTTCGGACTACGACCTCAGTGGCGACGAGCGGACCGCTGCCGACGCGTACGTCTTTCTGGTCAGATGGCTGGAGAGGTTCCCGGAGTACAAGGGCCGCGCCTTCTACGTCTCCGGCGAGAGCTACGCCGGCCACTACGCGCCGCAGCTCGCCGCCACCATCCTGCTCCACAACACGTACAACAACAGAACCATAGTCAACCTTCAGGGCATCTTG GTTGGCAACCCTTATCTCGACGACAAGAGGAACAATCAGGGGACGATTGACTTCTTCTGGACCCATGGAGTGATGTCGGACGAGGTCTACGCCAACGTCACCAAGCACTGCGATTCTGCAGGTAAAGCATGCAGCGGCGCCTGGGACGCGTTCGACGCCAGCCAGATTGATGCGTACAACATCTACGCCCCCGTTTGCGTCGACGCGCCCGACGGAGCGTATCACCCCAGTGGCTAC CTGCCTGGGTATGATCCGTGCAGCGACTATCCTACTATTGCCTATCTCAACGATCCAGCGGTGCAGGAGGCTTTCCACGCTAGGATGACAGAGTGGTCGCCCTGCAG AAACTTTACGTGGAAAGACGCTCCAGTGACGATGCTCCCATCCATCAAATTCTTGATCGAGAACAAACTTCCCGTTTGGATATTCAG TGGTGATTTTGACTCCGTGTGCCCTCTTCCGGCGACGAGGTACTCCATTCAAGACCTTGGCCTTCCTGTGGCCACTCCATGGCGCCCATGGGTGGCAAAGGAGGAG GTGGCAGGATATGTCCAGCAGTATGCCGGAGGGTTGACATTTCTATCAGTGAGAGGTGCCGGTCATCTTGTCCCGTCCTTCCAGCCTGAGAGGGCGTTGATAATGTTGACTTCTTTCCTGAAAGGGATGCTCCCGCCTTACATACAAGACTAG
- the LOC119305672 gene encoding serine carboxypeptidase 1-like, translating into MKSLSLYFLLLVSAVALPLHASASQEARLREFISSRRGSVSSTDTFRVRNIADRVAGSLSAESSVSDQSSMKAADKITALPGQPEGVDFDQYGGYVTVDEANGRALFYYLAESPSGASEKPLLLWLNGGPGCSSLGFGAMQELGPFRVAEDNKTLTRNMNAWNNVANVIFLESPAGVGFSYSNTSSDYDLSGDERTADDAYVFLVKWLERFPEYKGRAFYISGESFAGHYVPELAATILFHNTYNNRTIVNLQGFLVGNPYLDEKRNIQGAIDFFWTHAVISDEVYANVTKNCDFGNWDGNVAGTACSGAWDAFDGGQIDYYDIYAPVCIHAPNGARYPSGYLPGYDPCSVYPTWAYLNDQAVQSAFHARTTKWSPCKNLHWKDAPMSMLPTLKWLIGSRLPVWIFSGDFDSVCSLPATRYSIQDLGLPVTTPWRPWTAKEEVGGYVQQYAGGFTFLSVRGAGHLVPSFQPERALVMLSSFLKGMLPPYIQEQ; encoded by the exons ATGAAGAGCCTCTCATTGTACTTCTTGCTCCTCGTCTCTGCTGTGGCACTGCCACTGCACGCCAGTGCCTCGCAGGAGGCTCGGCTGAGAGAGTTCATCTCGTCCAGAAGAGGCAGTGTTAGCAGCACCGACACGTTTAGGGTGCGTAACATAGCCGACAGGGTTGCCGGCAGCCTGAGCGCAGAGAGCTCTGTCTCTGACCAGAGCTCCATGAAGGCCGCCGACAAGATCACGGCACTGCCCGGGCAGCCGGAGGGCGTCGACTTCGACCAGTACGGTGGGTACGTGACCGTCGACGAGGCGAACGGCCGCGCACTCTTCTACTACCTCGCCGAGTCGCCTTCCGGTGCTTCAGAGAAGCCGCTCCTCCTGTGGCTCAACGGAG GTCCAGGATGCTCTTCGCTTGGCTTTGGAGCTATGCAGGAGCTCGGCCCCTTCCGCGTAGCTGAAGACAACAAAACGCTCACCAGAAACATGAACGCGTGGAACAACG TGGCCAACGTCATTTTCCTGGAGTCGCCCGCCGGCGTCGGGTTCTCCTACTCGAACACGTCTTCGGACTATGACCTGAGTGGCGACGAGAGAACCGCCGACGACGCGTACGTCTTCCTGGTGAAATGGCTGGAGAGGTTCCCGGAGTACAAGGGGCGCGCCTTCTACATCTCCGGCGAGAGCTTCGCCGGCCACTACGTGCCAGAGCTCGCCGCCACCATCCTGTTCCATAACACGTACAACAACAGAACCATAGTCAACCTTCAGGGTTTTCT GGTTGGAAACCCGTATCTGGACGAGAAGAGGAACATCCAGGGGGCCATCGACTTCTTCTGGACCCATGCCGTGATATCCGACGAGGTGTACGCCAATGTCACTAAGAACTGCGACTTCGGCAACTGGGACGGGAATGTCGCCGGCACGGCGTGCAGCGGCGCCTGGGACGCGTTCGACGGCGGCCAGATCGACTACTACGACATCTACGCTCCGGTTTGCATCCACGCCCCCAACGGAGCACGTTACCCTAGTGGCTAC CTGCCTGGGTATGATCCGTGCAGTGTGTATCCTACCTGGGCCTATCTCAATGATCAGGCGGTGCAGAGCGCTTTCCACGCTAGAACGACGAAGTGGTCACCCTGCAA AAACCTGCACTGGAAAGATGCGCCAATGTCCATGCTGCCGACCCTGAAATGGTTGATCGGAAGCAGGCTTCCGGTTTGGATATTCAG CGGCGATTTTGATTCGGTGTGCTCGCTACCGGCGACGAGGTACTCCATCCAAGACCTTGGCCTGCCTGTGACCACTCCATGGCGTCCATGGACAGCAAAGGAAGAG GTGGGAGGCTATGTCCAGCAGTACGCCGGAGGATTCACGTTCCTATCTGTGAGGGGAGCTGGCCATTTGGTTCCATCCTTCCAGCCAGAGAGGGCATTGGTGATGTTGAGCTCCTTCCTGAAAGGGATGCTCCCACCTTACATACAAGAGCAGTGA